A single region of the Paraburkholderia sp. SOS3 genome encodes:
- a CDS encoding 2OG-Fe(II) oxygenase, translating to MTITVSFPAEIRDWIAHNLTRGVAPSAIIEELVGRSNPLELASAMVDAVSSAFMYGMPLPGGTIEVGAPPLTYQPEALRIPDGPLIPLGERTARVVARMQRPAAVQLANFLGANECEQLIALARPRLDRSTVVDPVTGRHVVAGHRSSHGMFFRLGETPLISRLEARIAELTGLPVENGEGLQLLHYEAGAESTPHVDYLVANNTSNIESTARSGQRVGTLLMYLNDVDSGGGETVFPHLGWSVTPRRGDALYFEYGNRFGLSDPSSLHASTPLRAGEKWVATKWIRTRRFVPREST from the coding sequence ATGACAATAACAGTCAGTTTTCCTGCCGAAATCCGCGACTGGATCGCCCACAATCTGACGCGCGGCGTGGCGCCGTCGGCGATCATCGAGGAACTGGTCGGCCGAAGCAACCCGCTCGAGCTTGCATCGGCGATGGTCGATGCGGTGTCGTCGGCGTTTATGTATGGCATGCCATTGCCTGGCGGCACCATAGAGGTCGGCGCGCCGCCATTGACGTACCAGCCGGAGGCGTTGCGCATACCAGACGGCCCGTTGATTCCGCTCGGCGAACGCACGGCGCGGGTCGTCGCGCGCATGCAGCGGCCAGCCGCGGTCCAGCTCGCCAATTTTCTCGGCGCGAACGAATGCGAGCAGTTGATTGCACTCGCGCGACCGCGCCTCGACCGCTCGACTGTGGTCGACCCGGTGACGGGCCGTCATGTCGTGGCCGGGCATCGCAGCAGCCACGGCATGTTCTTTCGCCTCGGCGAAACGCCGCTGATCTCACGCCTCGAAGCGCGTATCGCCGAACTTACCGGGCTGCCGGTCGAAAATGGCGAAGGCCTGCAACTGTTGCATTACGAAGCCGGCGCCGAATCGACGCCGCACGTCGACTATCTGGTCGCGAACAACACGTCGAATATCGAGTCGACCGCTCGCAGCGGCCAACGTGTGGGCACACTGTTGATGTACCTCAACGATGTCGATAGCGGCGGCGGCGAAACGGTCTTCCCGCATCTCGGCTGGTCGGTCACGCCACGGCGCGGCGACGCACTCTATTTCGAATACGGCAACCGCTTCGGTCTGTCCGACCCGAGTTCGCTGCACGCGAGCACGCCGTTGCGCGCAGGCGAGAAGTGGGTTGCCACGAAATGGATTCGTACGCGTCGCTTCGTGCCGCGTGAAAGTACGTAA
- a CDS encoding cytochrome-c peroxidase encodes MRKLYVGTLTGALLLMLAACGGGSGDSSQTSSGGASGSGGGTTQQVKLSAAAQVGKQLFFDQNLSRGKNMSCATCHSPQFAYGPPNSLSVQLGSDPSVAGQRAVPSLRYKSMTPPYDDIAANPDGLTQNAPGGGFMWDGRATTLGTQVSLPLLNPLEMNNASAANVVQAVQGASYAALFQQAYGAGVFSNTDTAFADIGLALKAFQEEDPSFEPYTSKFDLYLGNKIGGTLTAAELRGLALFNNTDNGAGCVACHYGGANFNGSVGLMTDFTYQAIGAPRNDAQIPGNPDPIPSNADTAYYDMGLCGPLATIHPPGTANSGSGPDPFTGVNVPDPYCGRFKVPTLRNVSTRTAFFHNGVFHSLAQVLNFYNTRDTNPEYWYPSTGGDTSQMVQNPSFALFAQAASGATVARFNDLPAQFQGNIDEELPLGQGQTDAGGTTAADGALPRAVHSAPQMTPQNIADVICFLNTLTDGYQPPATPPTSGACVN; translated from the coding sequence ATGCGCAAGCTTTATGTCGGCACGCTCACGGGTGCGCTCTTACTGATGCTGGCGGCGTGTGGCGGCGGCAGCGGAGATTCGTCCCAGACCTCGTCGGGCGGGGCGTCCGGGTCCGGCGGGGGCACGACGCAGCAGGTCAAGCTCAGCGCGGCTGCCCAGGTCGGCAAGCAACTATTCTTCGACCAGAATCTGTCGCGCGGCAAAAACATGTCCTGCGCGACCTGCCATAGCCCTCAATTCGCGTACGGACCGCCCAACAGCCTGTCCGTGCAACTCGGCTCGGATCCTTCGGTGGCCGGCCAACGCGCGGTGCCCTCGCTGCGCTACAAATCGATGACGCCGCCATACGACGACATCGCGGCGAACCCCGACGGCCTCACGCAGAATGCGCCAGGCGGTGGCTTCATGTGGGACGGCCGTGCAACGACGCTCGGAACTCAGGTGTCGCTGCCGCTTCTCAATCCGCTTGAAATGAACAACGCGTCCGCGGCGAACGTAGTGCAGGCCGTACAAGGCGCGTCCTATGCGGCGCTGTTCCAGCAAGCGTACGGCGCGGGCGTGTTCTCGAATACGGATACCGCGTTCGCCGACATCGGGCTGGCGCTAAAGGCATTTCAGGAAGAAGATCCGAGCTTCGAGCCGTACACGAGCAAGTTCGACCTGTATCTGGGCAACAAGATCGGCGGCACGCTGACGGCAGCGGAGCTGCGCGGACTCGCGCTCTTCAACAACACGGACAACGGCGCGGGATGCGTGGCTTGCCATTACGGCGGAGCGAACTTCAACGGCTCGGTGGGGCTGATGACGGACTTTACGTATCAGGCGATCGGCGCGCCGCGCAACGATGCGCAGATTCCCGGCAATCCAGACCCGATCCCGAGCAATGCGGATACCGCGTATTACGACATGGGCCTGTGCGGTCCGCTCGCGACGATTCACCCGCCCGGCACCGCGAACAGCGGCAGCGGTCCGGATCCGTTCACCGGCGTGAACGTTCCTGATCCGTATTGCGGCCGTTTCAAGGTGCCGACGCTGCGCAACGTCTCGACGCGCACGGCGTTCTTTCACAACGGCGTATTCCACTCGCTCGCGCAGGTACTGAACTTCTACAACACGCGCGACACGAACCCGGAATACTGGTATCCGAGCACGGGTGGCGACACCAGTCAGATGGTTCAAAACCCGTCGTTCGCGCTGTTCGCGCAGGCCGCGTCGGGCGCCACGGTCGCGCGTTTCAACGATTTGCCCGCGCAGTTCCAGGGCAATATCGACGAAGAGTTGCCGCTCGGCCAGGGGCAAACCGATGCGGGCGGCACGACCGCGGCGGACGGTGCGCTACCGCGCGCGGTCCATTCTGCGCCGCAGATGACGCCGCAGAATATCGCCGACGTGATCTGCTTCCTGAACACGCTGACGGACGGCTATCAACCGCCCGCCACGCCACCGACGAGCGGCGCCTGCGTCAACTGA
- a CDS encoding AraC family transcriptional regulator: MSSKFPLLNERIYAPYKIAALVEVLAEQGISAEESLKGSGVAPSQIYDASFLTSVRQYAAVCSNAVNLSSSAATPFMTGSRLHLAAYGMYGYALMSCLSLRDYFRLGVKYHRLATPTLTIEWTEYPDRSVWTFPDAFASNLPHDVQRFLLEQQYTQHVTHLQDVAGRSCPPVLARFSYRAPPHANIYPVYLGCPCEFEAQQCELIYDSAILEFRPQLAHRHSAALLQETCDRLIGQAKTSFGVSGEVYQELMRKPGEFPDMETVAAVLKMTSRTLRRRLEAEGTSFLAIVDDVRCSLATEYLKTTKMSTEDVAMLVGFSDTANFRRALKRWTGKGPGGIRQQ, translated from the coding sequence TTGTCTTCGAAATTTCCGCTGCTGAACGAGCGCATCTATGCGCCGTATAAGATCGCGGCACTGGTCGAGGTTCTCGCGGAACAGGGCATTAGCGCAGAGGAGAGCCTGAAAGGAAGTGGCGTGGCGCCGAGCCAGATATACGACGCATCGTTTCTGACGTCGGTACGTCAGTACGCTGCGGTCTGCAGCAATGCGGTCAATCTCTCATCGAGCGCTGCTACGCCTTTCATGACCGGTTCGCGTCTGCATCTCGCGGCGTACGGCATGTATGGATACGCGCTGATGTCTTGCCTTTCGCTGCGCGATTACTTCCGGCTTGGCGTGAAATACCATCGCCTCGCAACGCCGACGTTGACGATCGAATGGACCGAGTATCCGGACAGATCCGTCTGGACGTTTCCCGATGCATTCGCTTCGAACCTTCCGCACGACGTTCAGCGGTTTTTGCTCGAGCAGCAATACACGCAGCACGTCACGCACCTGCAAGACGTTGCAGGACGAAGCTGCCCGCCGGTCCTCGCGCGTTTCTCCTATCGGGCGCCACCGCACGCGAATATTTATCCCGTGTATCTCGGCTGCCCTTGTGAATTCGAGGCGCAGCAGTGCGAGCTCATCTATGACAGCGCGATACTCGAATTCAGGCCGCAGCTCGCGCACCGGCATTCGGCGGCACTGCTTCAGGAAACATGTGACCGGCTGATCGGGCAAGCCAAGACATCGTTCGGCGTGTCTGGCGAGGTTTATCAGGAATTGATGCGCAAACCCGGCGAGTTTCCCGATATGGAAACGGTCGCCGCGGTCCTGAAGATGACGAGCAGAACGCTGCGCCGGCGGCTCGAGGCGGAAGGCACGTCCTTTCTTGCCATCGTCGACGACGTGCGCTGCTCGTTGGCAACCGAGTACCTGAAGACGACGAAGATGAGCACGGAAGACGTTGCCATGCTCGTGGGCTTCAGCGACACGGCCAATTTCCGCAGGGCACTGAAGCGCTGGACAGGAAAGGGCCCGGGCGGAATCCGGCAGCAATGA
- a CDS encoding 3-keto-5-aminohexanoate cleavage protein has protein sequence MSNANRKVIITCAVTGSAHVPSMSEYLPLTPADIQAQAIEAAQAGAAILHLHARNPDDGRPTPSPDVFRQFVPAIAAQTDAVINISTGGSTRMTLDERLAYTRVAKPEMCSLNMGSMNFSLHPIAARMPSWRFDWEKEYVEGMEDMIFRNTFRDIKNILTEFGEYGTRFEFECYDVGHLYNLAHFVDIGLIRPPFFIQSVVGILGGIGPDPENLNVMRSTADRLFGRDQYQFSVLGAGRHQMSLVTMGAIMGGNVRVGLEDSVYLSRGVKARTNAEQVRKIRRILEELSFDIATPADAREILGLKGRDNVSL, from the coding sequence ATGAGCAACGCAAATCGTAAGGTCATCATTACGTGTGCGGTCACAGGGTCCGCGCATGTTCCGTCGATGTCGGAGTACCTGCCGCTCACCCCCGCCGACATTCAGGCTCAAGCGATCGAAGCGGCGCAGGCCGGCGCGGCAATCCTGCATCTGCACGCACGAAATCCGGACGATGGCCGGCCGACGCCCTCGCCTGACGTGTTCAGGCAGTTCGTTCCGGCGATTGCCGCGCAGACCGACGCAGTCATCAATATCTCGACCGGCGGCAGCACGCGCATGACACTCGATGAACGATTGGCCTATACACGCGTCGCGAAGCCCGAGATGTGCTCGCTCAACATGGGCTCGATGAATTTTTCGCTGCACCCTATCGCGGCCAGGATGCCGTCGTGGCGATTCGACTGGGAGAAGGAGTACGTCGAAGGCATGGAGGACATGATCTTCCGTAACACCTTTCGCGACATCAAAAACATTCTGACCGAGTTCGGCGAGTACGGTACCCGCTTCGAGTTCGAGTGTTACGACGTCGGGCACCTCTACAACCTGGCCCATTTCGTCGATATCGGACTGATCAGGCCGCCGTTCTTTATCCAGTCCGTGGTCGGCATTCTCGGCGGCATCGGCCCCGACCCGGAGAACCTCAATGTGATGCGCTCGACTGCCGACCGTCTGTTCGGCCGCGATCAGTATCAGTTCTCGGTTCTCGGCGCCGGTCGGCACCAGATGTCCCTCGTGACCATGGGCGCGATCATGGGCGGCAACGTTCGCGTCGGACTGGAAGACAGCGTCTACCTGTCGAGAGGCGTGAAGGCAAGGACGAACGCCGAGCAGGTCCGGAAAATCCGCCGGATTCTCGAAGAGCTGTCGTTCGACATTGCAACACCCGCAGACGCTCGCGAAATACTCGGGCTGAAGGGACGCGACAACGTTTCGCTGTGA
- a CDS encoding YkgB family protein, producing the protein MNYLVNILGRSGLLKHDLDYHLLRAAMVVIFAWFGYDKWFNAEITGLIPLITHGPLIFWMIPVLGVGGTSVLLGTAEWTFGSLLFLGYWNKKLGVLGALGSTFSFIATFSIFPFAPGAWDPAAGGFPAMTIVSAFLLKDLVLLVVSIYLLKQDVSRVIDARTASIKGAPSASQARRVTA; encoded by the coding sequence ATGAATTACCTTGTCAACATACTGGGCCGTTCGGGTCTTTTGAAGCACGATCTCGACTATCACCTGCTGCGCGCCGCGATGGTGGTCATCTTCGCGTGGTTCGGCTACGACAAATGGTTCAACGCCGAAATCACGGGACTGATTCCACTGATCACGCACGGCCCGCTTATCTTCTGGATGATTCCGGTGCTGGGCGTCGGCGGCACGAGCGTCCTGCTCGGAACTGCAGAATGGACTTTTGGCTCGTTACTGTTCCTTGGGTACTGGAACAAGAAACTGGGCGTGCTGGGTGCCTTGGGTTCGACGTTCAGCTTCATCGCCACGTTCTCGATTTTCCCGTTCGCTCCAGGCGCATGGGATCCTGCAGCAGGAGGGTTTCCCGCGATGACAATCGTGTCGGCCTTCCTTTTGAAAGACCTTGTTTTGCTCGTCGTTTCGATCTACCTGCTCAAGCAGGATGTGTCCCGAGTCATCGATGCTCGTACTGCGTCGATTAAGGGAGCACCTTCTGCTTCGCAAGCTCGCCGCGTAACGGCGTAA
- a CDS encoding class I SAM-dependent methyltransferase, with protein sequence MSAADSAFAPVADFAAVKVRQQAAWSTGNYAVVGTTLQIVGENLCEALDVRAGSRVLDVAAGNGNATLAAARRWCDVTSTDYVASLLDSGRARARAEGLSVQFEVADAEALPYGDASFDVVMSTFGVMFTPDQQKAAAELARVCRPGGRIGLANWTPESFIGQVFKTIGKYIPPPAGVKSPALWGTKARLEELFDGSARTITTIDRHFTFRYRSPAHFIEVFRTFYGPMNKAFAALEGESRAAFVADLTALIESRNRSNDATLVLPSGYLEVVVERL encoded by the coding sequence ATGTCCGCTGCTGATTCCGCTTTCGCACCCGTTGCAGACTTCGCCGCCGTCAAGGTTCGCCAACAGGCAGCCTGGTCGACAGGCAATTACGCCGTCGTCGGCACCACGCTGCAGATCGTTGGAGAAAACCTTTGTGAGGCGCTCGATGTGCGCGCCGGCAGTCGCGTGCTCGACGTTGCCGCCGGCAATGGCAATGCGACGCTCGCTGCCGCGCGCCGCTGGTGTGACGTCACGTCGACCGACTACGTCGCCTCGCTACTGGATTCGGGCCGCGCGCGTGCGCGAGCCGAGGGGCTCTCCGTACAGTTCGAGGTAGCGGACGCTGAAGCGCTGCCATATGGCGATGCTTCATTCGACGTCGTGATGTCGACCTTCGGTGTGATGTTTACGCCCGACCAGCAAAAGGCGGCAGCCGAGCTCGCGCGTGTTTGCAGGCCGGGCGGCCGGATCGGCCTCGCGAACTGGACGCCCGAGAGTTTCATCGGGCAGGTATTCAAGACGATCGGCAAGTACATTCCGCCGCCGGCAGGCGTGAAGTCGCCGGCACTCTGGGGCACGAAGGCGCGCCTCGAAGAGCTGTTCGACGGCAGCGCCCGTACGATCACGACGATCGATCGCCATTTCACGTTCCGCTATCGGTCGCCGGCGCATTTCATCGAGGTCTTCCGCACGTTCTACGGCCCGATGAACAAGGCCTTCGCCGCGCTCGAAGGCGAATCCCGGGCGGCATTCGTCGCCGACCTGACGGCACTGATCGAGAGCCGGAACCGGTC
- a CDS encoding alkaline phosphatase family protein, which translates to MSVITKPRNIFLLTSIASACMLTACGGGDDSPSTSAGSAQQEQTLSGVVVAAGYVPGNTTGNPTIKAGYYSGATVCLDANGDGACDSASTTTDANGRFTLKTTGTGQLIADVGTKAKNTANGQAVASHMILRASSAQIADQGATSVVISPMSSEVQRLVEANGTSYATEKSNLASRMSAPALGASSVAVNASNVLGDVNALSGAAQQSILFEDNQLANRYTYATTKFDRHDLYPDNLAVPGGDPSLVGLTNVSTATAVVPAKRQTQITFAQSQQAAFNIEGIPRYDNIFIVMLENKSTNTILGSQFAPNINALLAANNNFTTYYATGNPSEPNYTALGGADDWGITDDNWWGCGAGAPGSGVNNAPTDALFPGGTASDGAPLVATTGITPPLDTAHLSNVGTATCNVGTAANHNVSAPSLFTLISQAGMNWRTYSESMNPGQDPRSDSIADAAVSDTYTGPGSVGTAFAVPNGLYKTKHHPGMAYQTTRDLPEFYADNRTVFGTQYTAADWAKSTAYTIPTGYNYDQLSTDLATGDVGNINFIMPDQCDDMHGVGNDTSCKNTNLIQRGDAYVKLIVDKIQASPLWTNRQRKVAIVVMFDEGGGSSTSCCGWNTSKTSGDQPLQQNADGTFSPVAAPLLKYGNGNFGHGNSIFGMLTNQQTATQGVTDSDSYSHFSLVRTLQDMFQIADPQQPATYLARAKYTESFIAQNILNLPEFASSADTHFDSVRPMNHAYVIPAAYTQRLNPGDVSGTSLATAQVGPDASQTNAWTQK; encoded by the coding sequence ATGTCGGTCATAACTAAACCTCGTAATATTTTTCTTCTAACTTCGATCGCGTCGGCATGCATGCTGACCGCGTGCGGTGGCGGCGACGATAGCCCGTCGACGTCCGCAGGCAGCGCGCAGCAAGAGCAGACACTATCGGGCGTCGTCGTAGCCGCGGGCTATGTTCCCGGCAATACGACCGGCAACCCGACCATCAAGGCAGGCTATTACAGCGGCGCTACCGTGTGCCTCGACGCGAACGGCGACGGCGCATGCGATTCCGCATCCACGACGACAGACGCGAATGGCCGCTTCACGCTGAAGACCACCGGTACCGGCCAGTTGATCGCCGACGTCGGCACCAAGGCCAAAAACACCGCGAACGGCCAGGCCGTCGCCAGCCATATGATTCTGCGCGCATCGTCTGCGCAGATCGCCGATCAGGGCGCAACGAGCGTCGTGATCAGCCCGATGTCGAGCGAAGTGCAGCGTCTCGTCGAGGCGAACGGCACCAGCTATGCGACCGAGAAAAGCAACCTGGCCTCGCGCATGAGCGCACCGGCATTGGGTGCATCGTCGGTGGCAGTGAACGCATCGAACGTGCTCGGCGATGTAAACGCGTTGTCAGGCGCCGCGCAGCAATCCATTCTGTTCGAAGACAATCAGCTGGCGAACCGCTACACGTACGCGACGACCAAATTCGATCGCCACGACCTGTACCCCGATAACCTCGCCGTGCCGGGCGGCGATCCGTCGCTGGTCGGCCTCACGAACGTAAGCACCGCCACCGCCGTCGTACCCGCGAAACGGCAAACGCAGATCACGTTCGCACAGTCGCAGCAGGCCGCGTTCAACATCGAAGGCATTCCGCGCTACGACAACATCTTTATCGTGATGCTGGAGAACAAGAGCACGAACACGATTCTCGGTTCGCAGTTCGCGCCGAACATCAACGCGCTGCTCGCTGCCAACAACAACTTCACCACCTACTACGCGACCGGCAACCCGAGCGAGCCGAACTACACGGCACTCGGCGGCGCGGACGATTGGGGTATCACCGACGACAACTGGTGGGGTTGCGGCGCCGGCGCGCCGGGCAGCGGCGTGAACAATGCACCGACGGACGCGCTGTTCCCGGGCGGCACGGCATCGGACGGCGCGCCGCTCGTTGCGACGACGGGCATCACCCCGCCGCTCGACACCGCGCACCTATCGAACGTCGGCACCGCCACCTGCAACGTCGGTACGGCTGCGAACCACAACGTCTCGGCGCCAAGCCTGTTCACGCTGATTTCGCAGGCCGGCATGAACTGGCGCACGTATAGCGAATCGATGAACCCGGGTCAGGATCCGCGCTCGGACAGCATTGCCGATGCGGCGGTGTCCGACACCTACACGGGTCCGGGCTCGGTGGGCACGGCGTTCGCGGTTCCGAACGGCCTCTACAAGACGAAGCACCATCCGGGCATGGCCTATCAGACAACACGCGATCTGCCCGAGTTCTACGCCGATAACCGCACGGTGTTCGGCACGCAATACACCGCTGCGGACTGGGCGAAGTCGACGGCCTACACGATCCCGACTGGCTACAACTACGACCAGTTGAGCACCGACCTTGCGACCGGCGATGTGGGCAATATCAACTTCATCATGCCGGACCAGTGCGACGACATGCACGGCGTGGGTAACGATACCTCGTGCAAGAACACCAATCTGATCCAGCGCGGCGACGCGTACGTCAAGCTGATCGTCGACAAGATCCAGGCATCGCCGCTGTGGACGAACCGTCAGCGCAAGGTCGCGATCGTCGTCATGTTCGACGAAGGCGGCGGCTCCAGCACCTCGTGCTGCGGCTGGAACACGTCGAAGACGAGCGGCGACCAGCCGCTGCAACAGAACGCGGACGGCACCTTCTCCCCGGTGGCGGCGCCGCTCCTCAAGTACGGCAACGGCAACTTCGGCCATGGCAACTCGATCTTCGGCATGCTGACGAACCAGCAGACCGCGACGCAGGGCGTCACGGACAGCGATTCGTACAGCCACTTCTCGCTCGTGCGCACGTTGCAGGACATGTTCCAGATTGCCGACCCGCAGCAACCGGCCACGTACCTGGCCCGCGCGAAGTACACGGAATCGTTCATCGCTCAGAACATCCTGAACCTGCCGGAATTCGCCAGCAGCGCGGATACGCACTTCGATTCGGTGCGCCCGATGAACCACGCCTACGTCATTCCGGCGGCGTACACGCAGCGCCTCAACCCGGGCGACGTGAGCGGCACGTCGCTCGCTACCGCTCAGGTCGGGCCGGACGCGAGCCAGACCAACGCCTGGACGCAAAAGTAA